From one Thermatribacter velox genomic stretch:
- a CDS encoding UPF0280 family protein, with translation MEYVKRWYRQLMQVPELVSFEVKIEESDLFVMANVDVQEKVRELLERERRNLKAYLRYHPEFLNSLEPLRVPAFAPPICRLMAWASEKAQVGPMAAVAGAINERVFEGVKEEVKEFIVENGGDLLIVSSCSRVVAIYAGEDSPFSFKLGIKLPPGRWGVATSSGKVGPSLSLGKADAVVVISDSAALADAWATSLANLVKAKEDVEKVLRISENAYGVQGVFVAFGEIMGVRGKIELVAL, from the coding sequence GTGGAGTATGTGAAAAGATGGTATCGCCAACTGATGCAGGTACCCGAACTGGTCTCTTTTGAGGTGAAAATAGAAGAGAGCGATCTTTTTGTCATGGCGAATGTCGATGTACAGGAAAAGGTTAGAGAGCTCCTGGAGCGGGAGCGCAGGAACCTGAAAGCCTATTTGCGCTACCACCCTGAATTTCTGAATTCTCTGGAACCGCTTCGGGTGCCTGCATTTGCTCCTCCCATTTGCCGGCTCATGGCCTGGGCTTCCGAAAAAGCCCAGGTAGGCCCCATGGCTGCAGTGGCCGGAGCCATTAATGAGCGGGTTTTCGAGGGCGTTAAGGAAGAGGTTAAGGAATTTATAGTGGAAAATGGTGGGGATTTGCTTATTGTTTCTTCTTGTTCGAGAGTAGTGGCAATCTATGCTGGAGAGGATTCACCCTTCAGCTTTAAACTGGGAATCAAGCTTCCACCCGGCAGATGGGGAGTGGCGACCTCTTCAGGCAAAGTGGGTCCTTCCTTGAGCCTTGGTAAGGCTGATGCTGTGGTGGTAATCAGCGACTCTGCGGCACTTGCCGATGCCTGGGCAACTAGCCTGGCCAATCTGGTAAAAGCTAAAGAGGATGTAGAGAAGGTTTTGCGAATTAGCGAGAATGCTTACGGTGTTCAGGGAGTGTTTGTGGCCTTTGGAGAGATTATGGGGGTAAGGGGTAAAATAGAACTGGTTGCTCTGTGA
- a CDS encoding molybdopterin-dependent oxidoreductase, with protein MQKLSRAFTVLALSLFFVLVFVVAGFGEQNLSTDEVEIREYQGEKLGSVSDFRENSIRGVQKVDPATYRLVVDGLVAKPLSFSLEELRSFPRKKKLVTLFCVEGWQVKALWEGIPLSALFEKVGVLPEANTVIFYAVDGYTTSLPLDYILERDIIIADKINGITLPPAQGFPFQLVAESKWGYKWIRWLERIELSDNANYRGYWESKGYSNSGDLNRPMFEQ; from the coding sequence ATGCAGAAATTAAGCCGGGCATTCACGGTTTTGGCGCTATCTTTGTTTTTTGTGCTGGTATTCGTGGTTGCTGGTTTCGGTGAACAAAACTTATCCACTGACGAGGTGGAAATTCGTGAGTATCAGGGAGAAAAGCTGGGTTCTGTTTCCGACTTTCGTGAGAACTCAATTCGAGGAGTTCAGAAGGTCGACCCTGCAACCTATCGCCTGGTTGTAGATGGCCTGGTTGCAAAACCGTTGAGCTTTTCTCTCGAGGAGCTTCGCTCTTTTCCTCGAAAAAAGAAACTGGTGACTCTGTTCTGTGTTGAAGGGTGGCAGGTTAAGGCTCTTTGGGAAGGCATCCCTCTTTCCGCTCTTTTTGAGAAGGTAGGGGTTTTGCCGGAAGCGAACACGGTTATTTTTTATGCTGTGGATGGGTATACCACCTCTCTTCCACTCGACTACATTCTGGAGCGAGATATCATCATAGCTGATAAAATTAACGGAATAACCCTTCCTCCTGCTCAGGGTTTTCCTTTCCAGCTGGTGGCAGAGAGCAAATGGGGCTACAAGTGGATTCGCTGGTTGGAACGGATTGAGCTTTCGGATAATGCCAATTATCGAGGTTACTGGGAGAGTAAAGGCTACAGCAACTCTGGTGATTTGAATAGGCCCATGTTTGAGCAATAA